The genomic interval AAACTTTCATACTGTGTAAAACCTAAATGACAATCTTTACCACATGAGCTTATGAGGGTTACATGAGCACAGTCTAACTCCACTTTCTTTATAGTGCATTGTATTAAATAGATGCTGGTTAACTGGCCAGAGTTTTATTATGTTCTGTTACTAAATATAaggtataaattataaaatagcaACTCTCATCTTAGTTTATCATCTTTTTCATTAATCTCTGTGAATTCTCTAGAATAATTTCCAGCCAAtatctatttctctgtctttctccatcattttcttttcagtcCCCAACTACATATGATTTAGCAGTGAATgaagtttaaatgaaaataatattcctAAATCTGTCATTCTTACCCATCAATTTCTGCTTAGTgtgaaaaaataaagcataaataaGTTTGAAATATGATGTGAAAACTGATCTCAGTAATTTAAAGTGTTTCCTTCAGGACTCTCTCTGCTGTAAAACCACTGAAGTATATTAGCTTAGTATATTAGCAAAATGTTGATCAAACCATTATGACAAATATTGACAGTCTGAAATGAAACAGTGTTTTCAAAATACTTACACTTCAGCTAAGTCCATTGTGATGTTCTGAAAATGTTCAAAATCATTGATGTGTTCTAAAACTAATATAAACTATTAATGTAGTAACATTATTGTATATTTAAAACAGGCTGAAATACCCAATGTTTATTTAATCTTATCTGGTTATTTTCAAAACTGTCACTATGCTGggtaatcttggttgtcaacctgactataTGTGGAATCAACTAGCACTCAGGCAGCTAGGCACACTTATCATTGGTTTTTATTGATTAGATCATTTGATATGGGAATATTTACCCTAAATCTTGGCTATATTTTCTAGTGGGAAGCTATTGAAACAACATGGAAGAGTGAAGCTTTGCTTCCTTGCCCACATTCTCATGGACAAGCTCATCTATCCTGCTGCTGAGGCATTACTTCACTTGTGTCAGAACCTACTTCTCTGTGATCCCAAAGTTGAGTGGTTACCACTAAGACATCCAACTTCATAGAATGAACAACTATCAGGATCTTGCACTTTCCAGCTTGAGACTGCCAATGTTGGACTAGCCAGACCACAGCCTACAAGCCACTCTAATAAAACCCATTTTAATATATATGGCTTAAttttatcagttctgttccttcagagaaccctgactaattcaGTCACACTTTGGAACCAGAGAATAATAAGAAACTTAGGTGtaaacaaaacaaccctaagagAAATATTACCTTCTATAGGAAATTTCTATTAATCTCCCCAAGACATTTGAAAAATGATATGTCCACTTTAAATAACTTAagcaaagaaattattttattcttttatccaATCCAGAGTGCCATCATATAAAATAATGAGCTGAAAAAAATATGGCGTTACAGAATTGAGTGAGTGAGAGTGAAGAAATTTTGTATATATTGTTCTACTTCTACAGATCCTGATTCAGGAACACAAATTTCAAGACAAGATTTGTGACTAAAAACCAAGAAGATACTTAAGTCTGCTCTTTGAGGTTTTAACATATCTACATACTAGAAATATTCTCATCACTTTGACTCCTAACTTTTCTAACTTTTCCCTTAGtcacctgcatacatgtgtgtctttaaGGTTATTGAATTGATTAACTCAGGTGATCTCGAACAAAACCTTGCTGACACCAGTGTACAACCTCTTTACAGTCATCTCTGAGTCTTTACCGTAAACATACATCCTGCTTTGGGGCAAAATCACTACAACTAGGAGGATGGGCAACCACACCATAGTGACTACATTCCTTCTGTGGGGATTTTCCAGTTTCCCAGAACTGCAGAATCTACTCTTTGTTGTGGTTCTCCTCTCCCATGCGAGCATTCTTTTAGCAAATGCATCCATCATGGTGGCCATCAAGCTCAATCACAACCTTCATACtcccatgtactttttcctttttgcccTGTCCTTTTCAGAAACATGCACCACTATGGTGATCCTACCCCGCATGTTAGTGGACTTGGTATCAAAGAGCAAGGCCATCTCTCTCCCTGAGTGTGCCACtcagatgtttttcttctttggcttGGGAGGCAACAACTGCTTCATCTTGTCTGCCATGTCCTATGACCGTTACACCGCCATCCAAAACCCTCTGCATTATCCAATCCTGATGACCCAAAAGATCTGTCTTCAGCTCATCATTGCCTCTGGTGTGCTTGGcttctcagtctctctgtgtatTGTCATCACAATATTCAGCTTGTCTTTTTGCAACTCCAACATCATTCAGCACTTTTTTTGTGATATTGATCCTGTGGTCTCCCTTGCCTGCAATTTAACCTTTTATCATAAAGTGATTCTCTTTGCACTTACTGCCTTTGTGTTGGTAGGAAGCTTTATTTTCATCATGGTTTCTTATGTCTTCATTGTGACAGTAGTTATGAAAATGCCCTCTGCCAAGGGAAGGTATAAGACCTTTTCAACTTGCTCCTCCCATTTCACAGTGGTGTTCATACATTATGGGTTTGCTTGCTTTGTCTATCTGAGACCCAAGAACAGTTACTCTTTCAGGGATAACACATTGTTGGCAGTAACATACACCATTCTGACACCTCTGCTCAACCCCATCATTTACAGTCTAAGGAACAAAGGCATGCAGACAGCCTTAAGGAAAGACATAGGCAATGTAATCAGGTTTTTCCCCAAAATGGTAAGTAAAAGAGTCCAGAAGATTTGAAAGATATGTATGGTGTTGGTGGAAAATAGGATTCCTAAGGATTAAGATCAGCTTTTTGTGAAATGAGCGATTATCTTCACTTCTGCTATTTTGGTTATGTGTTTGAGACATAGacggtctcattatgtagctccagattgcctagaacttactatgtagacagattgaccttgaactcagagatctgcctgcctctgttaggATTTAAGGCATGAGCCTCCACATCCAAACTTTAGCTACTATTTCTAGTTATCAGATCTAGTACAGCTTTAGTCTTCTTGCTATAAAACTTGATGTAACATTAAAATactaatatgtatttatatgtgtgtgtatattgtatatgtggGAAAACACACTCAAAACATGCCTTTGAATTATTAGGGAGTCCTTCTGAGCTACATCATCTCAGCATATATGAAGAAGACCTAGCTAGGACCCATATAGGATCTGTGTttgctgctttagtctctgtgagccttgATCagctctgcttagttgattctgtaggttggGTTCAGGTAGTGTCCTCAAGCCCTCTGGCTCCTAGAATTGTTCCTCCCActtttctggtttccatggaTTTGCCTattcaaagaaattttaagaaactCTTTGGTTTAACTCATTttgagtaaataataaaaataagacttgaataaataaaagaacacattaCTTAATAGTGTTTATATAAGCAAAGGCTTGACATAATGGTTCACTTcagtaatcccaggactcaggaagatAAGGCAGGAACAGCATATGTTTGTAGAAGTCCCCAATTGTTTTTGGAGTCAGAGAAAAGTTGTTTGCTTAGGTCTATGAGATGCAGCCTtctttgcaaaacagggacaaTCCCAAGACTTTCAGAACATGTAAAGCTATGGGCTCAGATGTTCCAGAAGAACACAGTGTTTGTAGATAAAAGACACAGGATTTCCAAGAAACCAGGACAGAAAGATTACAATGACATATTTCCttgtattgaaccatccctaaaTTCCTGGGATGATGAAGCCTActgatttttgttaatttggatactgtctctgtgccttctggttagtctgactaaggatttatctatcttgttgactttctcaaagagccagctacaggttttgttgattctttgtaattttttttctttctacttgatttatttcagccctgagtctgattatttcctgccatttacttctcttgagtgtatttgcttctttttgttcaagagctttcaggtgtgctgtcaagatgctagtgtatgctctcttgagtttctttttggaggtgCTCAGAactatgtgttttcctcttagcattgctttaaTTGTGTTCTCTTAGTCTCTCTTAGgtgcccaagatcttctggcttttagagtcttcttcttttgaaaagtctgatgtaattctgataggtccgcatgttacttcaccttttttccttactgcttttaatattctttctttgttttgtgcatttggtgttttgatcatTATATGATGAGAGGAATTCTTTTCTGGTCAGTCTATTGGGAGTTCTgttggcttcttgtatgttcatgggcatctctctctctctctctctctctctctctctctctcttttttttttttttttttaaggttacaGGAGGTTTCtcctttaattttgttgaagatatttactggttttttaagttgggaatcttcactctcttctatacctattatccttagctttggtctgctcattgtgtcctggatatcccggatgttttaggttaggcgctttttgcattttgcattttctttgacggTTATGTCAATGTTTTGTATGGCATCTTAcgcacctaagattctctcttctatctcttgtatcctGTTCATgatacttgctgtctctgactgaaactTGTCCCTCCTGTGTGCCTGTGATTTTAGGTGCATCAGCACTCCTGAGAGACCAGCTCTCTCTGGGTGGGATCTGAGTATGGTGTTCTGTGATCTGAGATGTGTCAGCACTCTTGGGTGACAAGCTCTCTCTCTAGGTGGGATTTGGATATGGAGAGCTATGGCACAGGGTTAGCTCTTGAGTGCAGATGGAATCCAGAAGGATCTTGTTCCCAGCTGCTCCATGGTTCCTGTGCCCTGTGGGCTTCTTCAGGGTCCCTCTTGGGTCAGGTATTGGAGCAATAGTGGTGGTCTCACCTGTAACcgtaggtgtgtcagcactcctgaaAGACTAGCTCTTTCCAGCAGGGATTTGGGTACAAGAGCTGTGGTACGGGGTTAGCTATGGGATGCAGATGGAAAGCAGAAGGATCTGATCCTAGGCTGCTCCGCGGTTCCTGTGCCCTGTGGGCTCCTGGCAGGTCCTTCTTGGGCCAGGTACTGGAATAATAGTGGTAGTCTCACATGTGAACTTAGGTGTGACAGCAGTCCTGGAAGACCAGCTCTCTCTGGAAAGGATTTTAAAATGGAGAACTGTAGCACAGGCTTAATGGAAACCTGAAGGATCCTGTCCCCAGTTGCCTTGCATTATTTCTTTATTACAAATATCAAAGTAAACTTAGAACGGATTGTTCTTAGGAAAATTTTTAGTTAATGATGTAGTAAATAGTAAACAATCCTATATGACTATACATGAATGtctagaaaaaatgaaatattaaattgaCCTCCTGAGAATTCACAGGATCATAATGCTTAGTTATTCTTGCCTGTGAATTGAATCACTCAGTATCCACCACAAAAAAATAATGTTCCAATGTTCTGTATTAATTGATGTTGACAATAAGTGTCATAGTAGTCCAGACTCTACTCCTACATGGCTCACTATGTTGGGTGCCATGTATTGATTGATGTTGCTCATAGGTGctggaatagagaaagaagcTCACCAAGATGCTAATCCTTCATttccaaagaaacagaagagtaCAGCCTTTCAGGGAAGGCTGACACCCAGCTATCTGATTACAGTTCCTTTATTTTCAATACCATACAAGGTTAAATAGGCTATGAAAGGTTCCAGTTATGAAACTATCTTGTCCATGCTGCCCATGAGCACAGATAACCTACACAAATCTCAGTCCGTTTTAACCATGACTTGCCATAATCAAATGTGAGGACTCCAGGTTTGCCAGGAGTGTCTTGGGATCAAAATTAGTACAGCTGTGAGCTCTCACAATGAAAAACATATTTGTAAAATTCAAACAGTCACATTACAAGA from Arvicanthis niloticus isolate mArvNil1 chromosome 1, mArvNil1.pat.X, whole genome shotgun sequence carries:
- the LOC117698493 gene encoding olfactory receptor 10T2-like, whose amino-acid sequence is MGNHTIVTTFLLWGFSSFPELQNLLFVVVLLSHASILLANASIMVAIKLNHNLHTPMYFFLFALSFSETCTTMVILPRMLVDLVSKSKAISLPECATQMFFFFGLGGNNCFILSAMSYDRYTAIQNPLHYPILMTQKICLQLIIASGVLGFSVSLCIVITIFSLSFCNSNIIQHFFCDIDPVVSLACNLTFYHKVILFALTAFVLVGSFIFIMVSYVFIVTVVMKMPSAKGRYKTFSTCSSHFTVVFIHYGFACFVYLRPKNSYSFRDNTLLAVTYTILTPLLNPIIYSLRNKGMQTALRKDIGNVIRFFPKMVSKRVQKI